In Zingiber officinale cultivar Zhangliang chromosome 11B, Zo_v1.1, whole genome shotgun sequence, a single window of DNA contains:
- the LOC122034620 gene encoding transcription factor bHLH18-like — MDGQTAGLYSDMGMEDSLFDQWGVMDQLTAAEIAAALGHDFQQSISSESYNSFTSDQAPMSSERPKKALKATSWSSCTTEQNSALAPNTSFPSILTFSNLDSPEEQKNPYGSLVGVVKPKNEVNGMVGSERNYDTIVRQANKGSHIRSRSSYDNKEHIIAERKRREKFSQRFIALSAIVPGLKKMDKASVLGDTIRYLKELDEKVKALEEQVAKRTVESSVLVKKSQLCADDDSSFCDDENFEYGQRRFGESLPEIEAKISEKSILIKIHCENGKGVLVKALSEVEKFHLSVVSSSVIPFAGSSLDITIMAQIEQGFNMTVKDLVKKLGTAFRKNT, encoded by the exons ATGGATGGACAAACTGCAGGATTGTATTCTGACATG GGAATGGAAGACAGCCTTTTTGATCAGTGGGGGGTAATGGATCAGCTCACAGCTGCAGAAATCGCAGCAGCTCTAGGGCATGACTTCCAACAGTCCATCTCTTCAGAGAGCTACAACTCATTTACCTCAGACCAAGCTCCAATGAGCAGCGAAAGGCctaagaaagctctcaaggccactagCTGGAGTTCTTGCACCACAGAGCAGAATTCAGCTCTGGCGCCTAATACCTCATTCCCCAGCATCCTCACCTTCAGCAACCTGGACTCGCCCGAAGAACAGAAGAACCCTTATGGGAGCCTTGTGGGAGTGGTGAAGCCCAAGAACGAGGTGAATGGTATGGTTGGATCCGAGAGAAACTATGATACTATTGTTAGGCAAGCAAACAAGGGTTCCCATATCAGGAGTAGGTCAAGCTATGACAATAAGGAACACATTATTGCtgaaaggaagagaagagagaagttcAGCCAGAGGTTTATAGCTTTGTCTGCCATTGTGCCTGGCCTAAAGAAG ATGGACAAGGCTTCTGTTCTTGGTGATACAATCAGGTATCTGAAAGAACTGGACGAAAAGGTGAAGGCCCTGGAAGAGCAAGTTGCAAAGAGGACCGTTGAGTCTTCAGTCCTTGTGAAAAAATCTCAGCTCTGTGCCGACGATGACAGTTCCTTCTGCGACGACGAGAACTTTGAATATGGGCAGCGAAGATTCGGCGAGTCGCTCCCGGAGATCGAAGCCAAGATATCTGAGAAATCCATCCTCATCAAAATTCACTGCGAGAATGGCAAAGGAGTGCTGGTGAAAGCACTGTCTGAGGTCGAGAAGTTCCACCTCTCTGTTGTCAGTAGCAGTGTCATACCTTTTGCTGGCTCTTCTCTTGATATCACTATAATGGCTCAG ATTGAACAAGGGTTCAATATGACAGTGAAGGATCTAGTCAAGAAGCTGGGCACTGCTTTCAGGAAGAACACATGA